One Sphingopyxis macrogoltabida genomic region harbors:
- a CDS encoding spinster family MFS transporter translates to MTEATALNAGAAASDSGHALRRNVALAMLFVVGTINFVDRQLLSVLVEPIRAEMDFSDTQFGLLTGLAFALFYAAMGVPVAMVADRWNRVKLIGIACVVWSGFTAACGMVSNFWQLALMRFGVGAGEAGGTAPSLSVIADYYPPAQRPLAIGLFTCNGPFGVFVGATFGAWAAANIGWRNAFIVIGIVGILVAPLLIWLVREPARGAMDTHKPADEALPFSQSLAMFWRRPSLRMVMIGSGLAAFVSYGMLNWIPAFLMRTQKMPLEAMATYFGPAAGITFGIGILGGGWLVSHRAKISARAYGTIPALATLVLIPTFIAALLVDSWQLSLALMLIPMAACTAYVAPALALVQNLTPPRSRATAAAVLMLMFNIVGLGLGPLFAGIVSDALKPAHDVDSLRWALMALMPFAAAAGIAQYRMTRYLEKDFAE, encoded by the coding sequence ATGACCGAAGCCACCGCGCTCAATGCCGGCGCCGCAGCGTCCGACAGCGGCCATGCGCTGCGCCGCAACGTCGCGCTCGCGATGCTGTTCGTGGTCGGCACGATCAACTTCGTCGACCGCCAACTGCTATCGGTCCTTGTTGAACCGATCCGAGCCGAGATGGATTTCAGCGACACCCAGTTCGGGCTGCTCACCGGTCTCGCCTTCGCGCTTTTCTATGCCGCAATGGGGGTTCCGGTCGCGATGGTCGCCGACCGCTGGAACCGAGTCAAACTGATCGGCATCGCCTGCGTCGTGTGGAGCGGCTTTACCGCGGCCTGCGGCATGGTCTCCAACTTCTGGCAACTCGCGCTGATGCGCTTCGGCGTCGGCGCGGGCGAAGCGGGCGGCACCGCGCCGTCGCTGTCCGTGATCGCCGACTATTATCCCCCCGCACAGCGCCCGCTGGCGATCGGCCTCTTCACCTGCAACGGCCCGTTCGGCGTCTTCGTCGGCGCGACCTTCGGCGCGTGGGCGGCGGCCAATATCGGCTGGCGCAACGCCTTCATCGTCATCGGCATCGTCGGCATCCTCGTCGCTCCCCTGCTCATCTGGCTGGTCCGCGAACCGGCGCGCGGCGCGATGGACACGCACAAGCCCGCCGACGAAGCGCTTCCCTTCAGCCAAAGCCTCGCGATGTTCTGGCGCCGTCCATCGCTGCGCATGGTGATGATCGGCAGCGGCCTCGCGGCTTTCGTCAGCTATGGCATGCTCAACTGGATCCCCGCCTTCCTGATGCGCACGCAGAAGATGCCCCTGGAAGCTATGGCGACATATTTTGGTCCCGCTGCGGGCATCACCTTCGGCATCGGCATCCTCGGCGGCGGTTGGCTGGTCAGCCACCGCGCGAAGATATCGGCGCGCGCCTATGGCACCATCCCCGCACTCGCGACCCTGGTGCTGATCCCGACCTTCATTGCCGCTTTGCTCGTCGATAGCTGGCAGCTTTCGCTCGCGCTGATGCTGATCCCGATGGCGGCGTGCACCGCCTATGTCGCGCCGGCGCTGGCGCTGGTGCAGAACCTCACCCCGCCGCGCAGCCGCGCGACCGCCGCCGCCGTGCTGATGCTGATGTTCAATATCGTCGGCCTCGGTCTCGGGCCGCTGTTCGCGGGGATCGTCAGCGACGCACTCAAACCCGCGCACGACGTCGACAGCCTGCGCTGGGCGCTGATGGCGCTAATGCCCTTCGCCGCCGCTGCGGGGATCGCGCAGTATCGCATGACGCGCTATCTCGAGAAGGATTTCGCCGAATGA
- a CDS encoding SDR family NAD(P)-dependent oxidoreductase yields the protein MDIRGKSAIVTGSAGGIGRATAVMLANRGAAAVALVDVNEAGLTETARLVEAAGAQATLHQLDLSDIPATEAWFRAHGDVDILHNNAGVVSGLPQFPDVDAARIRWIIDVNITSLVAATQIAVQAMKARGGGVIVNTVSTVALGTGFYDAMYATTKAAVMMFTRCCASLKDECNVRVAGMLPGLVDTPILDTTGAGGKSEWMKTVLANNEACLPEDIAGGVIALIEDDSLAGGDWVAVRRLDGKVEYQWGHADTV from the coding sequence ATGGATATCCGGGGCAAGAGCGCAATCGTCACCGGTTCGGCAGGCGGCATCGGCCGTGCGACCGCGGTGATGCTGGCGAACCGCGGCGCGGCGGCGGTGGCGCTGGTCGACGTCAACGAAGCAGGGTTGACGGAGACGGCGCGGCTGGTCGAGGCAGCGGGCGCGCAGGCCACCCTGCACCAGCTCGACCTGTCCGACATTCCGGCCACCGAGGCATGGTTCCGCGCGCATGGCGACGTCGATATTTTGCACAACAATGCCGGAGTCGTCTCGGGCCTGCCGCAATTCCCCGATGTCGATGCGGCGCGGATCCGCTGGATCATCGACGTCAATATCACCTCGCTGGTCGCGGCAACGCAGATCGCCGTGCAGGCGATGAAGGCGCGCGGCGGCGGGGTGATCGTCAACACCGTCTCGACCGTCGCGCTCGGCACCGGCTTTTACGACGCGATGTATGCGACGACCAAGGCGGCGGTGATGATGTTCACGCGCTGCTGCGCTTCGCTGAAGGACGAATGCAACGTCCGGGTCGCCGGGATGCTGCCGGGGCTGGTCGACACCCCGATCCTCGATACGACGGGCGCGGGCGGCAAATCCGAATGGATGAAGACGGTGCTGGCGAACAACGAGGCTTGCTTGCCCGAGGATATTGCGGGCGGGGTGATCGCGCTGATCGAGGATGACAGCCTTGCGGGCGGCGACTGGGTCGCGGTGCGACGGCTGGACGGCAAGGTCGAATATCAGTGGGGCCACGCCGACACGGTTTAG